Proteins co-encoded in one Erinaceus europaeus chromosome 2, mEriEur2.1, whole genome shotgun sequence genomic window:
- the XRCC1 gene encoding DNA repair protein XRCC1 isoform X1, protein MPEIRLRHVVSCSSQDSTHCAENLLKADTYRKWRAAKAGEKTISVVLQLEKEEQIHSVDIGNDGSAFVEVLVGSSAGGAGEQDYEVLLVTSSFMSPSESRSNSNPNRVRIFGPDKLVRAAAEKRWDRIKVVCSQPYSKDSPYGLSFIRFHSPPDKDEVEASPQKVTKLGQFRVKEEDEGASSLRPGALFFSRTKTPPASAGDPAGPSYAAATLQASTAASSPVSKAMGSSSKPQESPKGKRKLDLKQEEKKTTSKPPAQTTPPALKRPKLPAPTRAPATAPVSAPARGAAPARPRGEGAESRGSRAGPQELGKILQGVVLVLSGFQNPFRSELRDKALELGAKYRPDWTPDSTHLICAFANTPKYSQVLGLGGRIVRKEWVLDCHRMRRRLPSRRYLMAGPGSSSEGEGEGEGDSHSSNSGDEAPRIPQKRPQTKVRPPQAAGPSSPQRPPTPEETKPASPAPQEDSDIEVEQSGQDNGAEDSGDTEDELRRVAEQREQRKPPGQEENGEDPYAGSTDENTDDEGLSASPNLPIPKLPDFFQGKHFFLYGEFPGDERRMLRRYVTAFSGELEDYMSDRVQFVITAQEWDPSFEEALMDNPSLVFVRPRWIYSCNEKQRLLPHQLYGVVPQA, encoded by the exons ctggagaaggaggagcagaTTCACAGCGTGGACATTGGGAACGACGGCTCAGCCTTCGTGGAAGTGCTGGTGGGCAGCTCGGCCggaggggctggggagcaggaCTATGAG GTCCTGCTGGTCACCTCGTCTTTCATGTCCCCTTCCGAGAGTCGTAGTAACTCGAACCCTAACCGAGTCCGTATTTTTGGGCCTGACAAGCTGGTCCGGGCCGCAGCTGAGAAGCGCTGGGACCGAATCAAGGTGGTCTGCAGCCAGCCCTACAGCAAG GATTCCCCCTATGGCCTGAGTTTTATCCGGTTTCACAGCCCCCCAGACAAAGATGAAGTAGAAGCCTCCCCCCAG AAAGTGACCAAGCTTGGCCAGTTCCGCgtgaaggaggaggatgaaggcGCCAGCAGCTTGAGGCCAGGGGCCCTCTTCTTCAGCCGCACCAAGACGCCCCCAG cCTCTGCCGGTGACCCAGCAGGGCCCAGCTATGCGGCCGCTACCCTGCAGGCCTCCACTGCCGCCTCCTCTCCGGTCTCCAAGGCCATGGGCAGCAGCTCCAAG CCTCAGGAGTCCCCCAAAGGAAAGAGGAAGTTGGATTTGAAGCAAGAAGAGAAGAAGACCACCAGCAAGCCGCCAGCCCAGACCACCCCACCTGCCCTCAAGAGACCCAAAT tGCCGGCTCCCACCCGTGCCCCGGCCACCGCACCAGTCTCTGCCCCAGCACGGGGGGCAGCGCCAGCGAGACCTCGAGGAGAAGGCGCTGAGTCCAGGGGGTCCCGTGCTGGCCCGCAGGAACTGGGGAAGATCCTTCAGGGCGTGGTGCTGGTGCTGAGCGGCTTCCAGAACCCCTTCCGTTCGGAGCTCCGGGACAAGGCCCTGGAATTGGGCGCCAAGTACCGGCCAGACTGGACTCCTGACAGCACCCACCTAAT CTGTGCCTTTGCCAACACCCCCAAGTACAGCCAGGTGCTCGGCCTGGGAGGCCGCATCGTGCGCAAAGAGTGGGTGCTGGACTGTCACCGCATGCGACGGCGGCTGCCCTCCCGAAG GTACCTCATGGCAGGGCCCGGCTCCAGcagcgagggcgagggcgagggcgagggcgactCCCACAGCAGCAACAGTGGGGACGAAGCCCCCAGGATCCCCCAGAAG CGCCCCCAGACCAAAGTCAGGCCCCCTCAGGCAGCAGGCCCCAGCTCACCTCAGAGGCCCCCAACCCCAGAAGAGACCAAACCAGCCTCACCAGCACCCCAGGAAGACAGCGACATTGAGGTGGAGCAGTCAG GACAGGACAATGGGGCAGAAGATTCTGGGGACACTGAGGATGAGCTGAGGAG GGTAGCTGAGCAGAGGGAACAGAGGAAGCCCCCCGGCCAGGAGGAGAACGGCGAAGACCCATACGCAGGCTCCACCGATGAGAACACGGATGACGAGGGCCTGTCAGCATCTCCCAACCTGCCCATCCCCAAGCTTCCGG ACTTCTTCCAGGGCAAGCACTTCTTCCTGTACGGGGAGTTCCCCGGGGACGAGCGGAGGATGCTCCGCAGATACGTCACAGCCTTCAGCGG CGAGCTCGAGGACTACATGAGTGACCGGGTGCAGTTCGTGATCACGGCCCAGGAGTGGGACCCCAGCTTTGAGGAG gccCTCATGGACAACCCCTCCCTGGTCTTCGTCCGCCCCCGTTGGATCTACAGTTGCAATGAGAAGCAGAGATTACTTCCCCACCAGCTCTACGGGGTGGTGCCCCAGGCCTGA
- the XRCC1 gene encoding DNA repair protein XRCC1 isoform X2, whose protein sequence is MPEIRLRHVVSCSSQDSTHCAENLLKADTYRKWRAAKAGEKTISVVLQVLLVTSSFMSPSESRSNSNPNRVRIFGPDKLVRAAAEKRWDRIKVVCSQPYSKDSPYGLSFIRFHSPPDKDEVEASPQKVTKLGQFRVKEEDEGASSLRPGALFFSRTKTPPASAGDPAGPSYAAATLQASTAASSPVSKAMGSSSKPQESPKGKRKLDLKQEEKKTTSKPPAQTTPPALKRPKLPAPTRAPATAPVSAPARGAAPARPRGEGAESRGSRAGPQELGKILQGVVLVLSGFQNPFRSELRDKALELGAKYRPDWTPDSTHLICAFANTPKYSQVLGLGGRIVRKEWVLDCHRMRRRLPSRRYLMAGPGSSSEGEGEGEGDSHSSNSGDEAPRIPQKRPQTKVRPPQAAGPSSPQRPPTPEETKPASPAPQEDSDIEVEQSGQDNGAEDSGDTEDELRRVAEQREQRKPPGQEENGEDPYAGSTDENTDDEGLSASPNLPIPKLPDFFQGKHFFLYGEFPGDERRMLRRYVTAFSGELEDYMSDRVQFVITAQEWDPSFEEALMDNPSLVFVRPRWIYSCNEKQRLLPHQLYGVVPQA, encoded by the exons GTCCTGCTGGTCACCTCGTCTTTCATGTCCCCTTCCGAGAGTCGTAGTAACTCGAACCCTAACCGAGTCCGTATTTTTGGGCCTGACAAGCTGGTCCGGGCCGCAGCTGAGAAGCGCTGGGACCGAATCAAGGTGGTCTGCAGCCAGCCCTACAGCAAG GATTCCCCCTATGGCCTGAGTTTTATCCGGTTTCACAGCCCCCCAGACAAAGATGAAGTAGAAGCCTCCCCCCAG AAAGTGACCAAGCTTGGCCAGTTCCGCgtgaaggaggaggatgaaggcGCCAGCAGCTTGAGGCCAGGGGCCCTCTTCTTCAGCCGCACCAAGACGCCCCCAG cCTCTGCCGGTGACCCAGCAGGGCCCAGCTATGCGGCCGCTACCCTGCAGGCCTCCACTGCCGCCTCCTCTCCGGTCTCCAAGGCCATGGGCAGCAGCTCCAAG CCTCAGGAGTCCCCCAAAGGAAAGAGGAAGTTGGATTTGAAGCAAGAAGAGAAGAAGACCACCAGCAAGCCGCCAGCCCAGACCACCCCACCTGCCCTCAAGAGACCCAAAT tGCCGGCTCCCACCCGTGCCCCGGCCACCGCACCAGTCTCTGCCCCAGCACGGGGGGCAGCGCCAGCGAGACCTCGAGGAGAAGGCGCTGAGTCCAGGGGGTCCCGTGCTGGCCCGCAGGAACTGGGGAAGATCCTTCAGGGCGTGGTGCTGGTGCTGAGCGGCTTCCAGAACCCCTTCCGTTCGGAGCTCCGGGACAAGGCCCTGGAATTGGGCGCCAAGTACCGGCCAGACTGGACTCCTGACAGCACCCACCTAAT CTGTGCCTTTGCCAACACCCCCAAGTACAGCCAGGTGCTCGGCCTGGGAGGCCGCATCGTGCGCAAAGAGTGGGTGCTGGACTGTCACCGCATGCGACGGCGGCTGCCCTCCCGAAG GTACCTCATGGCAGGGCCCGGCTCCAGcagcgagggcgagggcgagggcgagggcgactCCCACAGCAGCAACAGTGGGGACGAAGCCCCCAGGATCCCCCAGAAG CGCCCCCAGACCAAAGTCAGGCCCCCTCAGGCAGCAGGCCCCAGCTCACCTCAGAGGCCCCCAACCCCAGAAGAGACCAAACCAGCCTCACCAGCACCCCAGGAAGACAGCGACATTGAGGTGGAGCAGTCAG GACAGGACAATGGGGCAGAAGATTCTGGGGACACTGAGGATGAGCTGAGGAG GGTAGCTGAGCAGAGGGAACAGAGGAAGCCCCCCGGCCAGGAGGAGAACGGCGAAGACCCATACGCAGGCTCCACCGATGAGAACACGGATGACGAGGGCCTGTCAGCATCTCCCAACCTGCCCATCCCCAAGCTTCCGG ACTTCTTCCAGGGCAAGCACTTCTTCCTGTACGGGGAGTTCCCCGGGGACGAGCGGAGGATGCTCCGCAGATACGTCACAGCCTTCAGCGG CGAGCTCGAGGACTACATGAGTGACCGGGTGCAGTTCGTGATCACGGCCCAGGAGTGGGACCCCAGCTTTGAGGAG gccCTCATGGACAACCCCTCCCTGGTCTTCGTCCGCCCCCGTTGGATCTACAGTTGCAATGAGAAGCAGAGATTACTTCCCCACCAGCTCTACGGGGTGGTGCCCCAGGCCTGA
- the XRCC1 gene encoding DNA repair protein XRCC1 isoform X3 codes for MSPSESRSNSNPNRVRIFGPDKLVRAAAEKRWDRIKVVCSQPYSKDSPYGLSFIRFHSPPDKDEVEASPQKVTKLGQFRVKEEDEGASSLRPGALFFSRTKTPPASAGDPAGPSYAAATLQASTAASSPVSKAMGSSSKPQESPKGKRKLDLKQEEKKTTSKPPAQTTPPALKRPKLPAPTRAPATAPVSAPARGAAPARPRGEGAESRGSRAGPQELGKILQGVVLVLSGFQNPFRSELRDKALELGAKYRPDWTPDSTHLICAFANTPKYSQVLGLGGRIVRKEWVLDCHRMRRRLPSRRYLMAGPGSSSEGEGEGEGDSHSSNSGDEAPRIPQKRPQTKVRPPQAAGPSSPQRPPTPEETKPASPAPQEDSDIEVEQSGQDNGAEDSGDTEDELRRVAEQREQRKPPGQEENGEDPYAGSTDENTDDEGLSASPNLPIPKLPDFFQGKHFFLYGEFPGDERRMLRRYVTAFSGELEDYMSDRVQFVITAQEWDPSFEEALMDNPSLVFVRPRWIYSCNEKQRLLPHQLYGVVPQA; via the exons ATGTCCCCTTCCGAGAGTCGTAGTAACTCGAACCCTAACCGAGTCCGTATTTTTGGGCCTGACAAGCTGGTCCGGGCCGCAGCTGAGAAGCGCTGGGACCGAATCAAGGTGGTCTGCAGCCAGCCCTACAGCAAG GATTCCCCCTATGGCCTGAGTTTTATCCGGTTTCACAGCCCCCCAGACAAAGATGAAGTAGAAGCCTCCCCCCAG AAAGTGACCAAGCTTGGCCAGTTCCGCgtgaaggaggaggatgaaggcGCCAGCAGCTTGAGGCCAGGGGCCCTCTTCTTCAGCCGCACCAAGACGCCCCCAG cCTCTGCCGGTGACCCAGCAGGGCCCAGCTATGCGGCCGCTACCCTGCAGGCCTCCACTGCCGCCTCCTCTCCGGTCTCCAAGGCCATGGGCAGCAGCTCCAAG CCTCAGGAGTCCCCCAAAGGAAAGAGGAAGTTGGATTTGAAGCAAGAAGAGAAGAAGACCACCAGCAAGCCGCCAGCCCAGACCACCCCACCTGCCCTCAAGAGACCCAAAT tGCCGGCTCCCACCCGTGCCCCGGCCACCGCACCAGTCTCTGCCCCAGCACGGGGGGCAGCGCCAGCGAGACCTCGAGGAGAAGGCGCTGAGTCCAGGGGGTCCCGTGCTGGCCCGCAGGAACTGGGGAAGATCCTTCAGGGCGTGGTGCTGGTGCTGAGCGGCTTCCAGAACCCCTTCCGTTCGGAGCTCCGGGACAAGGCCCTGGAATTGGGCGCCAAGTACCGGCCAGACTGGACTCCTGACAGCACCCACCTAAT CTGTGCCTTTGCCAACACCCCCAAGTACAGCCAGGTGCTCGGCCTGGGAGGCCGCATCGTGCGCAAAGAGTGGGTGCTGGACTGTCACCGCATGCGACGGCGGCTGCCCTCCCGAAG GTACCTCATGGCAGGGCCCGGCTCCAGcagcgagggcgagggcgagggcgagggcgactCCCACAGCAGCAACAGTGGGGACGAAGCCCCCAGGATCCCCCAGAAG CGCCCCCAGACCAAAGTCAGGCCCCCTCAGGCAGCAGGCCCCAGCTCACCTCAGAGGCCCCCAACCCCAGAAGAGACCAAACCAGCCTCACCAGCACCCCAGGAAGACAGCGACATTGAGGTGGAGCAGTCAG GACAGGACAATGGGGCAGAAGATTCTGGGGACACTGAGGATGAGCTGAGGAG GGTAGCTGAGCAGAGGGAACAGAGGAAGCCCCCCGGCCAGGAGGAGAACGGCGAAGACCCATACGCAGGCTCCACCGATGAGAACACGGATGACGAGGGCCTGTCAGCATCTCCCAACCTGCCCATCCCCAAGCTTCCGG ACTTCTTCCAGGGCAAGCACTTCTTCCTGTACGGGGAGTTCCCCGGGGACGAGCGGAGGATGCTCCGCAGATACGTCACAGCCTTCAGCGG CGAGCTCGAGGACTACATGAGTGACCGGGTGCAGTTCGTGATCACGGCCCAGGAGTGGGACCCCAGCTTTGAGGAG gccCTCATGGACAACCCCTCCCTGGTCTTCGTCCGCCCCCGTTGGATCTACAGTTGCAATGAGAAGCAGAGATTACTTCCCCACCAGCTCTACGGGGTGGTGCCCCAGGCCTGA